A genomic window from Arvicola amphibius chromosome 5, mArvAmp1.2, whole genome shotgun sequence includes:
- the LOC119814171 gene encoding interferon-inducible GTPase 1-like, producing the protein MGQSFSSTSENEDRGDLESSFTAYFNNIEIENKIIPPEIIRSIKRSLKKGHVQQAHYRIIGGLGHINYAPINIAVTGESGAGKSSFINALRGVGPEEEGATQVGIAETAMRRTPYKHPKIETLTFWELPGIGTMNIPPKYYLEKVKFQEYDFFVILSATRFKLLELDLAQAIRLKGKNCYFVRTKVDREKTLQLIRSYCVNTFIQNNMDVPQIFLISNHDLLDYNFPVLIDTLIKDLPAQKRHNFILSLPNNTEAVVDRKHKSMQQFILLKACQAGILATVPTVDILSLSDVDELEELKVKLNHYQVLFGLDDESLEVMAKDSQVPVEQLKKIIKSPYLLETKKEETLGEMFLKYVEKFASANGGPLATGLYFEKTFYLKLYFLDTVTEDAKVLLRETYSKN; encoded by the coding sequence ATGGGTCAGTCATTCTCTTCTACATCTGAGAATGAAGACCGTGGAGACTTGGAATCCAGTTTTACtgcatattttaataatattgaaatagaaaataaaatcattcctCCAGAAATCATCCGTTCTATAAAAAGGTCTCTGAAAAAAGGACATGTTCAGCAGGCACATTATAGAATCATTGGTGGATTAGGACATATTAATTATGCCCCAATAAACATTGCTGTGACAGGAGAGTCTGGAGCAGGGAAGTCCAGCTTCATCAATGCCCTGAGGGGAGTTGGACCTGAAGAGGAAGGTGCAACTCAAGTTGGGATAGCAGAGACTGCTATGAGGAGAACTCCATACAAGCACCCCAAAATTGAAACGTTGACTTTTTGGGAGCTGCCTGGCATTGGAACTATGAACATTCCACCAAAATATTATCTGGAGAAAGTGAAATTCCAAGAGTATGACTTCTTCGTGATTCTTTCTGCCACACGCTTTAAACTACTTGAACTAGACCTTGCCCAAGCAATCAGATTGAAGGGAAAGAATTGCTACTTTGTAAGAACCAAGGTGGACAGAGAAAAGACCTTGCAACTGATCAGAAGCTACTGTGTGAACACATTCATTCAGAATAACATGGATGTTCCACagattttcttgatttctaacCATGATCTATTAGACTATAATTTTCCAGTCCTGATTGACACCCTGATAAAAGATCTTCCTGCTCAAAAGCGCCACAACTTTATACTTTCCTTGCCTAATAATACTGAGGCTGTCGTTGACAGAAAGCATAAATCTATGCAGCAGTTTATCTTGTTGAAAGCCTGCCAGGCTGGAATTTTGGCTACTGTTCCTACAGTGGACATCCTTAGCCTTTCTGATGTGGATGAGTTGGAGGAGTTGAAGGTGAAGTTAAACCACTACCAAGTCCTCTTTGGACTGGATGATGAATCCCTGGAAGTCATGGCTAAGGATTCCCAAGTGCCTGTTgaacaactgaaaaaaatcattaagtctCCTTATTTGTTAGAAactaagaaagaagaaacattgggagaaatgtttttgaaatatgtaGAGAAATTTGCTTCGGCTAATGGTGGGCCTCTTGCTACAGGGCTTTACTTTGAGAAAACCTTTTACTTAAAACTTTATTTCCTTGACACAGTGACTGAAGATGCCAAAGTTCTCCTTAGAGAGACATATTCAAAAAACTAG
- the Irgm gene encoding immunity-related GTPase family M protein, translated as MSQLLSDASKDDDVCKYFKMIKEQNRIISQKTITSVELHLAQGNIQKTNNVITDSLREISSTSLNIAVIGESGTGKSSFINAFRGIGHEEENSAPIGVIETTMSRTPYTHPNIPNVVIWDLPGIGTTNFPPKDYLEKMKFNEYDFFIIVSATRFKKNDIDLAKAVSMMKKDFYFVRTKVDIDLETGKGCKHAFGRENLLRQIQRHCVNTFKENNLNVPPIFLISNKNVSDYDFPILKDMLRNKLCTPTLPNFMFSSLSKAEAVIERKRELMQRFIWLETIKNEAWTSLSVKGILKDSDMEKLKVILSHYRKLFGIDDGTLKLMAKDSQVPVEKLKKVIKSPYLLDTKKRETLEGKLLKYLEKFASANGGLLATGLYFRKTFYLQLLFLDTVAEDAKVVLRETYSKISSNSCHPQLLTMDKCYSFLMSLTGFVVVCFVLSYLRL; from the coding sequence ATGAGTCAGCTGCTCTCTGACGCGTCTAAGGATGACGACGTGTGCAAATACTTTAAGATGATTAAGGAACAAAACAGAATCATTTCTCAGAAAACCATCACTTCAGTTGAGTTACACCTGGCACAAGGAAACATTCAGAAGACAAATAATGTAATTACTGATTCATTAAGAGAAATTAGCAGTACCTCACTCAATATCGCTGTAATAGGAGAGTCTGGAACTGGGAAGTCCAGTTTCATCAATGCCTTCAGGGGGATTGGACATGAAGAGGAAAATTCAGCTCCAATTGGTGTGATAGAGACAACCATGAGTAGAACTCCATACACACACCCTAATATTCCCaatgtggttatttgggacctGCCTGGGATTGGAACCACAAATTTCCCACCCAAAGATTatctagagaaaatgaaattcaacGAGTATGATTTCTTCATCATTGTGTCTGCCACACGCTTTAAGAAAAATGATATAGACCTCGCCAAAGCAGTCAGCATGATGAAGAAGGATTTCTACTTCGTGAGAACCAAGGTGGATATAGATTTAGAAACTGGAAAAGGATGCAAACATGCCTTTGGCAGAGAAAACTTACTGCGGCAGATCCAACGTCATTGTGTGAATACCTTTAAGGAAAATAACCTGAATGTACCACCAATCTTCTTGATCTCTAACAAAAATGTATCTGACTATGATTTCCCAATCCTGAAGGACATGCTGAGAAACAAACTTTGTACTCCCACACTTCCAAACTTTATGTTTTCTTCACTGAGTAAGGCTGAGGCAGTCATTGAAAGAAAGCGTGAGTTGATGCAGCGGTTTATCTGGCTAGAAACCATAAAGAATGAAGCTTGGACCAGTCTTTCTGTAAAGGGCATCCTCAAGGACAGTGATATGGAGAAGTTGAAGGTGATTTTAAGCCACTATAGAAAGCTCTTTGGAATTGACGATGGAACCTTGAAACTCATGGCGAAGGATTCCCAAGTGCCtgttgaaaaactgaaaaaagtcaTTAAATCTCCTTATTTGTTGGACACTAAGAAAAGGGAAACATTAGAAGGaaaacttttgaaatatttggaGAAATTTGCCTCAGCCAATGGTGGGCTCTTGGCTACAGGTCTCTACTTTAGGAAAACCTTTTACTTACAACTTCTGTTCCTTGACACAGTGGCTGAAGATGCCAAAGTTGTCCTTAGAGAGACATACTCAAAAATTAGTTCAAACTCATGTCATCCACAGCTATTGACCATGGATAAGTGTTACTCTTTCCTCATGTCCTTGACAGGATTTGTggttgtatgttttgttttgtcttatcttAGGCTTTAG